In the Muricauda sp. MAR_2010_75 genome, one interval contains:
- the crcB gene encoding fluoride efflux transporter CrcB, producing MKQAFLVFLGGGFGSVLRFLISKPLNLLSSNFFLGTFLVNIIGCLLIGLILGLSSRGNILSYNSTLFLATGFCGGFTTFSAFAFEKHFLLKNSELIHFSIYMISSIVVGVLAVVLGLWLSKLGE from the coding sequence ATGAAACAGGCTTTTCTTGTTTTTTTGGGTGGGGGATTTGGAAGTGTTCTTCGCTTCTTGATTTCCAAACCCTTAAATCTTCTATCCTCGAATTTCTTTTTGGGAACTTTTTTGGTAAACATTATAGGATGCCTTTTAATAGGTTTGATTTTAGGCCTATCTTCTAGAGGCAATATCCTATCCTATAATAGTACACTTTTTTTGGCTACTGGTTTTTGTGGCGGTTTTACAACTTTTTCAGCTTTTGCGTTCGAAAAACATTTTCTTCTGAAGAACAGCGAACTTATTCACTTCTCTATTTACATGATCTCCAGTATTGTCGTTGGCGTTTTGGCCGTTGTCTTAGGATTATGGCTCTCTAAGCTTGGAGAATAG